CTCCGCCGGAACCCGGGCGCGGAAGGTTGAGGGTTTTTGCCTTTCTGGGGACCCAGGGCTCCCAAATCCTAGAGAGGAGGGGACTGAGGGTCCAAACTCCTGGGGCCTGAAGAAGAGACTGTATGGGTGGGACTTTGTTTTTTGAATAGCCTTtttctgtcaccccggctggagtgcaatggcgcgatctcgctagctgcaacctcaacctccgccttctgggttcaagtgattctcctgcctcagcctcctgtgtagctgggattacaggctcccgctagcacgcctggctaatttttatggttttagtagagacaggatttcaacatgttggccaggctggtctcgaacttctgacctcaggagatgcgtccgcctcggcctcccaaagtgctgggattacaggcaagagccactgagccaggcccCTTATGGGGCCTTTGACTTCTCGACATTCCTCGGGGAGGGGTGCTGGGGACTCCTGATTTCTAGAGGTATAGATTCTAGGGCAGAAAAACGTTGGGAACCTGAATGTGTGCCTTTAGGTAGTGACGCCTGGCACCCGCACCCCACCAACCCGATGGCTTCAAAACTGGGATATCTGGGGGTGGAATTTTTTTACGGAAGTGGGGTGGTTGCTGCCGAGGGgttccctcctcccctttccccacTTTCCGCGACGCTGGTGGAAAGTTGGGTCAGAGGGAAAGTgcaaagcagaaggaaggaaacggCGGAGGCGGACGCCCCACCCCCGTCTTCTAATGGCTTTGCAGGAGTCAGGCGGCATCCACTGCCAGTTTTTCCGCGCGGGAGGGCGAGGAGGGCGCCCAAACCCACCCCCCCCCCGCGCCACGCCCGCCGCATTTAGTTGACTTAAGGACCCTGATGACTTCCGCTCCTCCTCTTCCGCACAGTGAGTAGGGGTGAGCGCAGCCACTGTCCAACGCAGACTGTGAAGAAGCTTCTGGAAGAGCAGAGGCGCCGCCAGCAACAGCAGCCCGACCCTGGCGGCGTGCAGGTGAGGCCAGGGAGCGACAGCTCTCAGGGGTTCCCCCCCATGCTGTTCCGCAGGGACTCAGCAGCTTGCCGGATCCGAGTGGCCCTGACCTAAATGCCCTATAGACCCGGAGGAATCTGCCAGATAAAGTCACTAGGGttcctttttgcttttgtctCTACAGGGACAATTTCTCCCTCCCCCAGCGCAGCCCCTGACCCACTCTGTGAATGAGGCCGTGACTGGTGAGTTCTCTCAGCTCCTGGGCCTCCCCATCTCTCTTCCCTAAGGGACTCAAGACATCCCAGCTCTCAGAACTTTGGGACACCTAGGAGTCAGGCCctcattcttccctcttttttttgagacgggatctcactctgttgccctggcactggagtgcagtggtggtatctggctcactgtagcctcaacctcctgggttttagtgaccctcccgcctcagcttcccaagtagctgggaccacaggtgatgCCACCttctctgctaatttttaaaatttttgtagaaacagggtctggctatgtcacccaggctggtaggCCCTCATTCTTGCTGGAACTCAGTAACAGTCTGATTTCCTAGGTTCTATGCGTCCTACAGAACCCCAGGGCCCAGTCTCCAGCCTTAGGAGTGTGCTAGGAGGCCAGGTCCTGGGCTCTTAGTGTCCCAGAAATACCTTGGGAAACAACAGGCCCTCTAGTCCTGGCTGTGACGTCCCCAACTCTAGtaacctgcccctgcccctgctcttACACGCAGGccaccctcccttcccagcaCACCCGGAGACTGTGGGTTCTGGAGTTAGCAGCCTGGGTGCCCCCATGGGCTTTCCAGACTGGGACCCCAACACGCACGCTGCCTACGCAGACAGCCCCTATTCGTGCCCTGCTCCTGCTGCCGAATGTTTCCTGCCTCCTGACTTCTACCCACCCTCGGACCCAGGGCAGCCGTGCCCACTTCCCCAGGGCATGGAGGTGAGATACAGAGTGGGTACAGGATGCCGAAGGGCCCCTAAAAATTCGCAGTTGTGCTCCTGCACTATTCTGAGGGGTCCAGAGCTCGGTTACGGTCGCCTtttccaggccgggcatggtagctcatgcctataatcctagcgcttgtggaggccgaggcaggtggatcacttgaggtcaggagtttgagactagcctggtcaacgtggtgaaactaaaaatacaaaaattagctgggtgtggtggcactcgcctgtaatcctagctactcgggaggctgaggcaggagaattgcttgaactcgagaggtacaggttgcagtgagtggagatcacaccactgcactccagcctgggtgacagagtgagactctgtcttggaaaaaaaaaaaaaaaaaaaaaaaaattcccttttccAGGTGAGCAAAACTGAGGCCTAAAAGTCCAAGGTCACTTGGCACAGATGGGATACCCAGGGGATCTGCATGCAGATGTGACAGTGTGGTGAATTGGGATGGGAGAGTTCTCAGCTGACTGGCTCTCCCCACCACTTGCACCCCTCAGGACCCCCAGGACACCCGGCTCTATGCAGGATCTTCCCTGCCACAGGCGGGACCCTGGAGAGTTTCTGCACTCCCTTCAGGACCCCCTCAGTTCCCCACTGTGGTCCCTGGACCATCGCTGGAGGCGGCCCGAGCTCACATGCTGGCTTTGGGGCCACAGCAGCTGCTAGCCCAGGATGAGGAGGGGGACACGTGAGTATAGGGGGCAGGTTTGTTTGCAGACTCTTGGCTTGGCGGGGGCTGTTCTCATGGCTGTCCCCCACCTGTCCTCAGGCTCCTGCACCTGTTTGCGGCTCGGGGGCTGCGCTGGGCGGCGTACGCTGCGGCTGAGGTGCTCCAGGTGTATCGACGTCTTGACATTCGTGAGCATAAAGGCAAGGTGAGGCCTGGGGCCTGAATGCTCCTTTGTTCAGGGGAGGAGGGAGCCAGGGGCCTGGACCCCTGGATGCTAGAGAAGAGAGGAATGGGGGCTCATCTCCTGGGTCTGAGGGGTGATGGGGCTGGGAGCCTGGTTTTCCAACGGGAGGGAACCAGGGGCCCAGCCTGACCTCTCCTGTGACCTGCAGACTCCTCTCCTGGTGGCAGCTGCTGCCAACCAGCCCCTGATTGTGGAAGATCTgctgaacctgggagcagagccCAACGCCACTGACCATCAGGGACGTTCAGTCTTGCACGTGGCTGCTACCTACGGGCTCCCAGGAGTTCTGTTGGTATGCCCAGCTggcaggtggggctggggggGGGGTCATATGAGGGTAGACTGGTTGCCCAGATTTTGGCTTCCAGAGCCAGGAGGCCAAAGGAGACCCTTACCCAGCACTCTAACTTCTCTTCCTCCCAGGCTGTGCTTAACTCCGGGGTCCAGGTTGACCTGGAAGCCAGAGACTTTGAGGGTAAgctgggtgtgggcagggctggtgtggctgggtggggtgggtgcaTCAGATGCAGGTCCCTCACTCTCTCCATTCTGCAGGCCTCACCCCGCTCCACACTGCCATCCTGGCCCTTAACATTGCTATGCGCCCTTCCGACCTCTGTCCCCGGATGCTGAGCATGCAGGCCCGAGACAGGCTGAATTGTGTccacatgttgctgcaaatgggTGCTAATCACACCAGCCAGGTGAGCTGGGAGTGGGCGGTCGGTCCCTGGGAGATTGTATGGGATGGGGCCACCTGGATGTCTGAGAGCTCCAGACAGATGCTGACTTTGCCTCTTCCTTGCTATgtgcccttgggcaagttacttcacttctctgtaccttaggagtttttttttctttatcgggtttttttttttttttttttttttttgagatagggtctcactcggtcacccaggctagagtgaagtggtgcagtctcggctcacagcagcctctgccttccaggttcaagcgattctcctgccttagtctcttgactagttgggactataggcgtgtgccaccacgcctggctaattttttttttttttttgagacggagtttcgctcttgttacccaggctggagtgcaatggcgcgatctcggctcaccgcaacctccgcctcctgggttcaggcaattctcctgcctcagcctcctgagtagctgggattacaggcacgcaccaccatgcccagctaattttttgtatttttagtagagacggggtttcaccatgttgaccaggatggtctcgatctctcgaccttgtgatccacccacctcggcctcccaaagtgctgggattacaagcttgagccaccgcgcccggccctaatttttttttaatttttattttcagtagagatggagtttcatcgtgttggccaggctggtctcaaagtcgttacctcaaatgatcctccctacttggcctcccagagtgttgggattacaggcatgagccacgtcgCCCAGGCCCTGGTTGTTAACTGGGAATGATATTACTGACCTTAGGGTGTGTTATCAGGCACTTCCTATTCAGTTATCAAGCACTGAGTTTCATCgatcagcttactgaaacctcacAAACACACCTTGCTTGACATGTGTactctattttctctattttactgataaggaaactgaggcatgggaaatcagaatttttttttttttttgagacagagtttccctcttgttgctcaggctggagtgcaatggtgtgatctcggctcactgcaacctctgcctcccaggttcaagcgattctcctgcctcagcctgctgagtagctgggattataggcatgtgccgtcatgccctgctaattttgtatttttagtagagatggggtatcaccatgttggtcaggcgggtctcgaactcccgacctcaggttatccgcctgccttggcctcctaaagtgctgggattacaggcgtgagccaccgcgctgggtcttgttttctactttttgtagagaggggatctcgctgtgttgcccaggctggcctcaaactcctggacccaagtgatccccccaccttggcctcccaagtgctgggattataggcgtgaggggCTCTGCCCGGCTACCTATAatgttttaataagaaaagaCCATGCTCCTGTACTTTTAGACTTTACAATTTAAtggaaaagagaggagaagatAAGTAAACAAAGAACTGAACATAATTACAAACCGGGATTCGAGCTGCCTAGGAAGAATAGGAGCTCTTAGACAATAAAAAGATTTGGCTTTATATTGTGTGGGGCTCACAATGAAGGTCGTTGGGAGGAAATTACATTTAAGTTGAGCGAGAAAtgatgaagaagaagaattaaCTGCGTGGTAGGGTTCTGGGAGAACTCAGACATCAAGGAGTATTTCTCtgaaaaaagcacaaataaacattattgtttttgagatggagtctcactctctcacgcaggctggagtgcaatctcagctcactgcaacctcccgggttcaagtgattctcctgcccaagcctcccaagtagctgggactacagtcgtacGCCATCACACCccaataatttttgtacttttagtaataataacaaataaatttttaaaaaataataaaagatggctgggtgcagtggctcaggcctgtaatccaagcactttgggaggcctagctgGGCGGATTGCTCaacctcaggagttcgagaccagcctgggcaacatagggagacccccatctctacaaaaaaaagtacaaaaattagctgggcatggtggcacgtgcctgtgtgtcccagttgctcaggaggctgaggtgggaggatcacctgaacccggggaagtcaaggctgcagtgagccatcattttgacactgcactcaagcctgggcaacagtgagaccctatctctcaacaataataataataataaaagataactattttcctgtaattccagtgctttgcatggctaaggtgggaggatcactcgagccctataggttgaggctgcagtgagctgtggtcagaccactacactccagcctgggcaacagagtgagacaggatctcattctgttgcccaggctggagtgcagtggtgcaattttggctcactgcagcctctgcctcccaggttcaggcgatccctgtgcctcagcctccagagtagctgggattacagggatgtgccaccatgcctggctaatttttgtatttttcatagagagaggatttcaccatgttggccaggctggtctagaactcttgacttcaagtgacccacccgcctcagcctcccaaagtgctgggattataggcatgagcccccttgcccttccaaaaaaaaaagaactttttaaacCTCAATGTCATTCAttactctgtctttaaaaaattaaagattatattGTAATACCAAATATCCTGGCTGTAGTCAAATTTACTTTtggctataaaataatttttaattgccgggtgcggtggctcaagcctgtaatcccagcactttgggaggccgaggcgggtggatcacgaggtcgagagatcgagaccatcctggtcaacatggtgaaaccccgtctctactaaaaatacaaaaaattagctgggcatggtggcacgtgcctgtaatcccagctactcaggaggctgaggcaggagaattgcctgaacccgggaggcggaggttgcggtgagccaagatcgtgccattgtactccagcctgggtaacaagagcaaaactccgtctcttaaaaaaaaaataataataataataatttttaattaaaaaaatcaagatccaaataagcacacaTATTATGATGTTATATCgtttcaaaacactttttttttttttttttaatcgagaaggagtctcactcactctgtcaccaggccaggctggaatgcagtggcacaatctcggctcactgcaacttccacctcccaggctcaagggattctcctacctcagtctcctgactagctgggactacgggcgtgccccaccatgcccagctgatttttgtatttttagtagagacagagtttcaccatgttggctgggacggtctcgatctcttgacctcgtgatctgcctgccttggcctcccaaagtgctgggattacaggcgtgagccaccgcgcccggcttcaaatCACTCTTAATCCAGAGATTTGGTTTAGTCTTCATCATTTTTTGGATGAACAAACTAGGTGGTTTTCCCCTGTTATGAGcacataaaatgtttaatgtttattatCATCACAGACTCCTTACAGACAcataaaaagttttcattttcaaaaatgtcttttattttcctccaaataTGATGGGAACAGCTTGATGTTGTGGTGCAGTATTTTAATATTAGCTAGTCTGCAGATGAATGTTGGCAGCTCCTGTGCTTGTGGATAAAGTACAGCCTCTGTGGGACGGGATGCAGTTTAATGTGTTGAATGGATGCGGGTAGCCAGGGCAGTTGCTAACCTGGAGAAAAGGAGTCTCTTTCTCAGACACTTTGGTGGGAAATTGTCATCAGAAATGTACAGTCCTGGGAGGTGTATGGTGTGAATGGTACACCCTGAGACGTGGTGTTGTGCAGTACACAACACATACAACTGAATAAGGCGCTCTTGGTGGGGCTTGCAGAGGAGggtcagcatcttttttttttttttttttttttttttttgagacagcgtgttactctgtcaccatgctggagtgcagtggtgcggtcatggcccactgcagccttgaactcctaggctcaaattattctcctgcctcagcctcccaagcagctgggactgcacaccgccacgcttggctaatttttctattttttgtagagatgaggtcttgctgtggtgtccaggctggtcttgagctcctggcctcaagcgatcctccttcttcagcttcccaaagtgctgggattgcaggcgtgagccactgcaccctgcccaggGTCTCTAAAGGCTCCTGGATTCTGTGGGAGGGTATCTGGGTGTGAGGCTGGGCCTGACCTCTGCCATTCCCCTCCCCACAGGAGATCAAGAGCAACAAGACAGTTCTGCACTTGGCCGTGCAGGCTGCCAACCCCACTCTGGTTCAGCTGCTGCTGGAGTTGCCCCGGGGAGACCTGCGGACCTTTGTCAACATGAAGGTGGGGGCCGGAGCTGGGAAGTGCAGGTTGCATGGGATTCGGCAGAGGGGGGCAGTGAGTGGGATGTTATGGGTCCTGTGGGCTGTGGACGTGGAGGGGACGATGTGTGGGATCTGCAGGGGAATGTGTATGAAGCAGATGTAGATTGCTCTGGAATGTGTAGGCTGTGGACACAGGGATGCATGCACCATGGCCGTGGCCAGGGGAGGTCTGCGATGTGAAGGGACAAGTGTAAGACGTGGACAAGGCAGGAACTGAAGTGCAGTCTAGAGGCCTGGGCGAGCTGAGCCCGGATCCCCATCAGCCCTCCCCTTGCTGTTCCAGGCCCATGGGAACACAGCCCTTCACATGGCGGCTGCCCTTCCCCCTGGGCCAGCCCAGGAGGCCATCGTGCGGCACCTGTTGGCAGCTGGGGCGGACCCCACACTGCGCAACCTGGAGAATGAGCAGCCCGTTCACCTGCTGCGGCCCGGGCCAGGCCCTGAGGGGGTGAGTAAGCCCTGAGCCTGCCTGTGGAGAGGCCTCTGAGCTAGCAGGATTGGCCTCCCTGCCCTACCCAATGCTCACTTTCAGAGAATGACTTCTAATCACGGAAGGTGACTTCAACCCTCACACAACTCTGACTTTCTAATGTGACCTCTGACCTCAGTGTTTCATCCCTTACCCCAAAATGGTGACTTCTCTGATCTCTACCCCAACCCTGACCTCAAAGTGTGACCTGTACCCGCAACCCTGAATCTCGCTTGACCTCAAGGTGTGACCTTTGATCCCCAAGTGTGACCTCCTACTCCTTGCCCCTAGCCTTGGGTCCTGACCTCAGATGTGACTTCTGGCCTCTTACCTGTTCCCTTCAATTCCCTCTCAATCCTCACTCCCAGGTGGGAAGCCCCTTTCCCTTCACCGTAGTCCTGCTTCCTGACCCTTTCTCGGTGCGCGGACCCAGGCCTTGACCTCCTTcccatatctttatttttatttttttatttatgggtttttttttttgagacagtctcgatctgctgccaggctggagtacaaggtaCGATTCTCAgctcaactgcaacctccacctcctgggttcaagcgattctcctgcctcagcctcccaactagctgggactataggcattgccaccacgcccagccaacttttgtatttttagtagagatggcgttttgccatgttggcctggctggtctcgatttcttgacctcatgacccgcccaccttggcctcccaaagtgttgggattacaggtgtgagccaccgtgccagtcttatacttttattttctgtttttgaggcagggtcttgctctgttgcctaggctggagtgcattggtgtgatcacagctcactgcagccttgaactcctgggctcaagggatcctcctgcctcagcctccccagtagctggtactacaggcaggcaccatcacacccagctaattttttttttttttaagagatggggtctcactatcttgcccaggctggtctcaaactcctggcctcaagtgatcctcccatcttggcctcccaaattgttgggaatcacaggcatgaaccatcacgcccagcctccttcccaaatctctgtcaccctggctggagtgcaatcttggctcactgagtgAATCTGCacactctacctcctgggttcaggatcttttgcctaggctggagtacagtggtgcaatctcagatcactgcaacctctgcctccagggttcaagctgttctcctgcctccccagtagctgggattacagctgtgcaccacaACACCCTGCCAGTTtgcacatttttagtagagacggggtttcaccgtgttggccaggctggtctcgaactcctgacctcaggtgatttgcacaccttagcctcccacagtgctggcattacaggcgtgagccactacacctggctcttCCAAAATCTCGACTCCAGACCT
This genomic interval from Saimiri boliviensis isolate mSaiBol1 chromosome 14, mSaiBol1.pri, whole genome shotgun sequence contains the following:
- the NFKBID gene encoding NF-kappa-B inhibitor delta isoform X1 codes for the protein MGFPDWDPNTHAAYADSPYSCPAPAAECFLPPDFYPPSDPGQPCPLPQGMEDPQDTRLYAGSSLPQAGPWRVSALPSGPPQFPTVVPGPSLEAARAHMLALGPQQLLAQDEEGDTLLHLFAARGLRWAAYAAAEVLQVYRRLDIREHKGKTPLLVAAAANQPLIVEDLLNLGAEPNATDHQGRSVLHVAATYGLPGVLLAVLNSGVQVDLEARDFEGLTPLHTAILALNIAMRPSDLCPRMLSMQARDRLNCVHMLLQMGANHTSQEIKSNKTVLHLAVQAANPTLVQLLLELPRGDLRTFVNMKAHGNTALHMAAALPPGPAQEAIVRHLLAAGADPTLRNLENEQPVHLLRPGPGPEGLRQLLKRSRVAPPGLSS
- the NFKBID gene encoding NF-kappa-B inhibitor delta isoform X2, whose protein sequence is MGFPDWDPNTHAAYADSPYSCPAPAAECFLPPDFYPPSDPGQPCPLPQGMEDPQDTRLYAGSSLPQAGPWRVSALPSGPPQFPTVVPGPSLEAARAHMLALGPQQLLAQDEEGDTLLHLFAARGLRWAAYAAAEVLQVYRRLDIREHKGKTPLLVAAAANQPLIVEDLLNLGAEPNATDHQGRSVLHVAATYGLPGVLLAVLNSGVQVDLEARDFEGLTPLHTAILALNIAMRPSDLCPRMLSMQARDRLNCVHMLLQMGANHTSQEIKSNKTVLHLAVQAANPTLVQLLLELPRGDLRTFVNMKAHGNTALHMAAALPPGPAQEAIVRHLLAAGADPTLRNLENEQPVHLLRPGPGPEGVSKP